The following proteins are encoded in a genomic region of Dyadobacter sp. UC 10:
- a CDS encoding asparagine synthetase B, giving the protein MIRLIVPLIIFLAMSLKGMSNRILIPMDDSQKNHLKAYGISFWILKTFEMEMDWLLNYRGGSFMVNYTQQFASEMTVRGVSFEVISEGQAGQILNQISAPDVNMDAVKLQKAPKVAVYSPKSKLPWDDAVTLVLTYAEIPYDVIYDEEVLSTKLPEYDWLHLHHEDFTGQFGKFYQYKDFPWYREQKMEAEETAAKFQFANVPQMKLAVAKKIAEFVSGGGYMFAMCNATDTFDITLAAEGIDIVDAMYDGTPADPTANSKLNYENTFAFKDFKTIPYPYEIEFSDIDNQPDERGLLESNDFFSLFQFSAKWDPVPSMLTQNHKTLIKGFLGQTTAFKNRLIKPEVIILAENKPAKEARYIHSTHGKGFFTFYGGHDPEDYQHRVGEEPTDLNLHPNSAGYRLILNNILFPAAKKKKLKT; this is encoded by the coding sequence ATGATACGCCTGATTGTCCCGCTTATCATTTTTTTGGCAATGTCTTTGAAAGGGATGTCCAACAGGATCCTGATACCGATGGATGATAGTCAAAAGAATCATTTGAAGGCATATGGAATATCTTTCTGGATTCTTAAAACCTTTGAAATGGAAATGGACTGGCTGCTCAACTACCGGGGAGGCAGCTTTATGGTCAATTACACCCAACAGTTCGCTTCTGAAATGACGGTGCGCGGAGTAAGTTTTGAGGTGATTTCAGAGGGGCAGGCCGGACAGATACTGAATCAGATCAGCGCGCCTGATGTGAACATGGATGCGGTCAAACTACAAAAGGCGCCGAAAGTGGCGGTTTATTCGCCTAAATCCAAATTGCCCTGGGACGATGCGGTAACGTTGGTACTTACTTACGCTGAAATTCCATATGATGTGATTTATGACGAAGAAGTATTGAGTACCAAACTTCCTGAATATGATTGGCTGCATTTGCATCACGAGGACTTTACAGGCCAGTTCGGTAAGTTTTACCAATACAAGGATTTTCCGTGGTACCGCGAGCAGAAAATGGAAGCAGAGGAAACTGCGGCTAAATTTCAGTTTGCGAACGTGCCGCAGATGAAGCTGGCTGTCGCGAAAAAAATCGCGGAATTTGTAAGCGGAGGCGGGTACATGTTTGCCATGTGCAATGCAACCGACACTTTTGATATTACACTGGCCGCCGAGGGTATCGACATTGTGGACGCGATGTATGACGGCACGCCGGCAGATCCAACGGCCAACAGTAAGCTCAATTACGAAAATACCTTTGCCTTCAAAGATTTCAAAACGATACCATATCCGTACGAAATCGAGTTTTCTGATATTGATAACCAGCCGGACGAACGCGGTTTACTCGAATCGAACGATTTCTTCTCATTATTTCAGTTTTCCGCCAAATGGGACCCGGTACCCAGCATGCTGACCCAGAATCACAAAACATTGATCAAAGGTTTTTTAGGACAGACTACAGCTTTTAAAAACAGGCTGATCAAGCCGGAGGTGATTATTTTGGCCGAAAATAAGCCGGCTAAGGAAGCCCGTTACATTCACAGCACGCACGGAAAAGGCTTTTTCACATTTTATGGTGGCCACGATCCGGAGGATTACCAGCACCGAGTAGGGGAAGAACCTACCGACCTGAACCTGCACCCGAACTCGGCAGGGTACCGGCTGATATTGAACAACATCCTTTTCCCTGCCGCGAAAAAGAAAAAGCTCAAAACCTGA
- a CDS encoding 3-keto-disaccharide hydrolase: MKLLSLLAAVTVAVALSCTSKPESDSENDQDSVSIESSGAGEELVLFDGASLSGWHVFNQPGKEVKNWVVQDSALVCLGAAKDAHGGDLVYDGTFKDFDLSWEWKVDKGSNSGVMYHVVEDPKYKAPYETGPEYQIIDDIGFPEKLEDWQKTGADYAMKIAGPEKKLKQVGEWNTSRIVYDNGKVQHWLNGALILSFEVSSEEWKKERNSGKWNDFPDYAISDEGKIALQDHGNKAYFKNIRIKRLVN; encoded by the coding sequence ACCAGAGTCGGATTCTGAAAATGACCAGGATTCCGTATCCATTGAATCGTCGGGGGCGGGAGAGGAGTTAGTCTTGTTCGACGGGGCTTCGCTGTCGGGCTGGCATGTATTCAACCAGCCCGGCAAAGAAGTGAAAAACTGGGTTGTACAAGACAGTGCATTGGTTTGTCTGGGTGCTGCCAAAGATGCGCACGGGGGAGATCTGGTGTACGACGGCACATTCAAGGATTTCGACCTTAGCTGGGAATGGAAGGTTGACAAGGGTAGTAACAGCGGCGTGATGTACCATGTGGTGGAAGATCCGAAATACAAAGCTCCCTACGAAACGGGCCCTGAATACCAGATCATTGACGATATCGGTTTTCCCGAAAAGCTGGAAGACTGGCAAAAAACGGGTGCTGACTACGCTATGAAAATAGCGGGACCTGAGAAAAAGCTGAAACAGGTGGGCGAATGGAACACCAGCCGGATTGTGTACGACAACGGGAAAGTGCAGCACTGGCTGAACGGCGCGCTTATTTTATCCTTCGAAGTATCCTCAGAAGAATGGAAAAAAGAGCGAAACAGTGGCAAATGGAATGATTTTCCGGACTACGCGATTTCTGACGAAGGTAAAATCGCACTGCAGGATCACGGGAACAAGGCTTATTTCAAAAATATCAGGATTAAAAGGTTAGTTAACTAG
- a CDS encoding ABC transporter permease, whose amino-acid sequence MNIRENVDEGLRSIQSNLLRTVLTAMIIAIGITSLVGILTAIEGIQSSVNSSFADLGANTFTVRNRYDDDFFSRGRRSKKYPPINYREARSFAETFRKTYADAKVSLSADIAGAVQVNYQSKKTNPNSSVVGTDDQFLTIKGYKIDQGRNIDRNDMEKSLNVAVLGQEIARKLFERADPINKEITFMGSRYKVIGVLQKKGSLGGDNDSDRIIIIPLENGRGLAANQSLTYSTTASAPNIADGDLVVEEARGIMRRLRHDALGREDSFEIDRADAIAKDFEEVSGYLRLGGFGIGIITLLGASIALMNIMLVSVTERTREIGIRKSLGATPGVIRFQFLIEAIVVCILGGIGGLLLGIVIGNIISTSISTDSSFVVPWLWMAMGIAVCVFVGVISGIYPAIKASRLDPIEALRYE is encoded by the coding sequence ATGAATATTCGCGAAAACGTAGACGAAGGCCTCAGGTCGATTCAAAGTAACCTTTTAAGAACGGTGCTCACGGCAATGATCATTGCAATCGGCATTACGTCGCTGGTTGGTATCCTCACGGCGATCGAAGGCATTCAAAGTTCTGTAAACAGCAGTTTCGCCGATCTGGGCGCCAATACATTTACGGTGCGAAACCGGTACGACGATGATTTTTTCAGCCGCGGCCGCAGAAGTAAAAAGTACCCTCCGATCAACTATCGGGAAGCCAGAAGTTTTGCCGAAACCTTCCGGAAAACTTACGCGGACGCGAAAGTGTCACTCTCTGCCGACATTGCAGGTGCAGTCCAGGTGAATTATCAATCTAAAAAAACGAATCCAAACAGCAGCGTAGTCGGTACGGATGATCAGTTCCTGACAATCAAAGGCTATAAAATCGACCAGGGAAGGAATATTGACAGGAACGATATGGAAAAGTCACTGAATGTAGCGGTGCTTGGCCAGGAAATCGCCAGGAAACTTTTCGAACGGGCGGATCCGATCAACAAAGAGATCACATTCATGGGCAGCCGGTACAAAGTGATCGGCGTGTTACAGAAAAAAGGCTCGCTCGGCGGCGACAATGACTCCGACCGGATCATCATCATCCCGCTTGAAAACGGCCGGGGGTTGGCTGCTAATCAATCCCTCACGTACAGCACTACCGCCTCTGCGCCCAATATTGCGGATGGAGATCTGGTTGTAGAAGAAGCGCGGGGAATTATGCGGCGACTGCGCCACGACGCATTAGGCAGGGAGGACTCCTTTGAAATCGATCGTGCAGATGCCATTGCCAAGGATTTTGAGGAAGTGTCGGGATACCTGCGGCTTGGTGGCTTCGGAATCGGGATTATCACCTTGCTTGGCGCCTCCATCGCATTGATGAATATTATGCTCGTATCCGTCACCGAGCGTACCCGTGAAATCGGCATCAGGAAATCTCTTGGCGCCACCCCCGGCGTAATCCGTTTTCAGTTTTTGATAGAAGCGATCGTCGTGTGTATTCTCGGGGGGATCGGCGGCCTGCTCCTGGGAATCGTTATTGGAAATATCATTTCGACCTCGATCAGCACCGACAGCAGCTTTGTAGTTCCGTGGCTTTGGATGGCGATGGGCATTGCGGTTTGCGTGTTCGTAGGCGTGATCTCCGGAATTTATCCTGCAATAAAAGCATCACGTCTGGATCCGATAGAAGCATTGCGCTATGAGTAA
- a CDS encoding ISAon1 family transposase: protein MDTRANDIWSIGRFYGVDGRALLRQYRDFQSGFKDWKQRGHAKKWLLYPENLGSHLSIDETSLSHGELYTILTNKSAKGGRGSIVAIVAGTKAEAVIEVLRKIPEPLRKKVSEITLDMAGSMSLIAKRCFPRAVRVTDRFHVQRLAVDALQDIRIKHRWEVLDQESDAIEQAKMSQNEYHPEILSNGDTIKQLLARSRYALYKKPNTWTDSQKERALLLFERFPDLKKAYELTIGLSNIFTTTTEKIYGLTRLAKWHEKVRQSGFKSFNTVARSIENHYKTIVNYFDNRSTNASAESFNAKIKAFRAQFRGVRNVEFFLYRLTQLYA from the coding sequence GTGGATACGAGGGCTAATGATATTTGGAGCATTGGTCGTTTCTATGGCGTTGATGGTAGGGCTTTGCTACGGCAGTATCGTGATTTTCAGAGTGGATTTAAAGATTGGAAGCAAAGAGGTCATGCAAAAAAATGGCTCTTGTATCCCGAAAACCTAGGATCTCATCTATCGATCGACGAAACCAGTCTTTCGCACGGCGAATTGTATACAATCCTTACCAATAAATCTGCCAAAGGTGGCCGTGGCAGCATTGTAGCAATAGTGGCTGGAACTAAGGCAGAAGCAGTGATTGAAGTACTTCGCAAAATCCCGGAACCACTGCGGAAGAAAGTGTCAGAAATCACCCTGGACATGGCGGGCAGTATGTCCTTGATTGCCAAGCGATGCTTTCCACGGGCGGTGCGAGTGACTGACCGTTTCCATGTTCAAAGACTCGCAGTTGATGCCCTCCAAGATATCCGGATCAAACATCGCTGGGAAGTCCTGGATCAGGAAAGCGATGCTATTGAGCAGGCTAAAATGTCTCAGAATGAATATCATCCAGAGATATTATCTAATGGCGACACCATTAAACAGCTACTGGCTCGAAGCAGGTACGCGCTATACAAAAAGCCCAATACCTGGACAGACAGCCAAAAAGAACGCGCCCTGCTTCTTTTTGAACGCTTCCCCGATTTGAAAAAAGCGTACGAGCTAACGATAGGGCTCAGTAACATCTTCACGACTACAACGGAAAAAATATATGGGTTGACCAGATTAGCCAAATGGCATGAAAAGGTCCGGCAATCTGGCTTCAAGTCATTCAATACCGTAGCCCGCTCGATTGAAAACCACTATAAGACAATCGTTAATTACTTTGATAACCGCAGCACTAACGCATCTGCCGAATCCTTCAACGCGAAAATCAAAGCGTTCAGAGCACAGTTCAGAGGGGTAAGAAACGTTGAGTTCTTCCTGTATCGCCTTACTCAATTATATGCTTAA
- a CDS encoding ISAon1 family transposase N-terminal region protein produces MESFLPLIELILPDFIIENYLLTHVEKSEERYHVYLEEKNYPEADPIKADLLSKGYFPTITLQDFPIRGHKVFLHIKRRRWLNTKTGKVVHRDWTEVAEGTRMTIEFADFLKEIGGYEG; encoded by the coding sequence TTGGAGAGTTTCCTGCCGCTTATCGAGTTAATCTTACCGGATTTTATAATTGAGAATTACTTACTGACCCATGTAGAGAAGTCAGAGGAACGTTATCACGTCTATTTGGAAGAGAAAAATTATCCAGAAGCTGATCCAATAAAGGCAGACTTGCTCTCCAAAGGTTATTTCCCCACCATTACCCTGCAGGATTTCCCAATTCGGGGCCACAAGGTATTCCTTCATATTAAACGTCGTAGGTGGCTCAATACCAAGACTGGCAAAGTTGTCCATAGAGACTGGACAGAAGTAGCAGAAGGCACGCGAATGACTATTGAATTCGCGGATTTTTTAAAAGAAATTGGTGGATACGAGGGCTAA